A single window of Nasonia vitripennis strain AsymCx chromosome 4, Nvit_psr_1.1, whole genome shotgun sequence DNA harbors:
- the LOC100122543 gene encoding uncharacterized protein LOC100122543 isoform X3, whose protein sequence is MFNRIDASKSTKGASKLRRDLINAEIANLRDLLPLPPSTRQRLSQLQLMALVCVFLRKANYFQHVLKNDQESASMPTPNIGFSKAMSGFIMMMTQQGKLLYISENAAEYLGHSMEDLLIHGDSVYDVVDKQDHMVIQSQLGRSSGPGAPDDRRLFLCRINVSRNSRRQLRFGDQKVVLVEGHYLPFVQLCNRNESVFLASCTPVVLPETRESVVQGATNIFTTIHSMDMKYLHIDKTAESHMEYSRSELVGVSWYNLLHWDSIRTAYCKHQTVIQSDQERSSTALLRLQSRSGRWFWVHCVLQVKDTSEECQHPIIVCTNQVLSDKEAEILRASSWLYQYSSQTKYTYGVCASLPNSGPQPPPPVQHHQQHTPPPLVYAPEGPGVIADYNNGRPGLTPYGLPLPPPPHELELGPVGYHQMDDGQIAVPWSKERTLVKQEPGEVYGEANNAVRTSQQRSIHGQESEAAEPVDMSINNSATPGELHDERHPAMHQHCNAGPAEFCPCNKAHLPMMQHNNKSPNRPMSTSLPTYLRPGSKSLSYFMSNQPHSPGQQMHQQMSPGMAPSPDNNGGLKYNIVDLDKLSSHPADQSPQPPPPPDIYGPTYSQKRQLLLLHQTKAPNQQPGEPPHPCVADAAHHHLAHHHPEQWTSPSGPAASSPSTPGLWPDCGLQRVPDVVHQELSPYITTPTTPADTPDDSSEHQTTPGTTPVSVFNFDWPGEQHVPNLRVLSFRSSNSVAGNYPETRRPTEIVQPITLQLPRKKNIVDSPHRDYAK, encoded by the exons ATGTTCAATCG GATAGATGCGAGCAAATCGACGAAAGGTGCGAGCAAACTGCGAAGGGACCTGATAAACGCAGAGATCGCGAACCTACGCGACCTCCTGCCCCTGCCGCCATCGACGAGGCAGAGACTATCCCAGCTTCAGCTTATGGCACTCGTATGCGTCTTCCTGAGGAAGGCGAATTACTTTCAGCACG TTTTGAAAAACGACCAGGAGTCCGCAAGCATGCCCACGCCGAACATTGGATTCTCAAAG GCCATGTCCGGCTTCATTATGATGATGACTCAACAGGGCAAGCTGCTGTACATATCGGAAAACGCCGCCGAGTACCTGGGACACTCGATG gAGGACCTTTTGATCCACGGCGACAGCGTGTACGACGTGGTCGACAAGCAGGACCACATGGTAATACAGAGCCAGCTGGGCAGGAGCAGCGGCCCCGGTGCACCGGACGACAGGAGATTATTCCTCTGCCGTATAAACGTGTCGCGGAACTCGCGCAGGCAGCTTCGCTTCGGAGATCAAAAG GTGGTACTCGTGGAGGGCCATTACCTGCCGTTTGTGCAGCTCTGCAATCGCAACGAGTCGGTGTTCTTGGCATCGTGCACGCCGGTCGTTCTGCCCGAAACACGAGAGAGCGTCGTGCAGGGCGCGACCAACATCTTCACGACGATTCACTCGATGGACATGAAATACCTGCACATCGACAAAAC AGCCGAGAGCCACATGGAGTACAGTCGGTCGGAGCTGGTCGGTGTCTCCTGGTACAACCTCCTGCATTGGGACAGTATACGTACCGCGTACTGTAAGCACCAAACTG TTATACAGTCGGATCAGGAGAGGTCGAGCACGGCTCTGCTTAGGCTACAGAGTCGATCCGGCAGGTGGTTCTGGGTCCACTGCGTCCTACAAGTCAAAGATACGTCCGAAGAGTGCCAGCATCCTATTATTGTCTGTACCAATCAAGTATTAAG tgATAAAGAGGCTGAGATATTGCGCGCAAGTTCCTGGTTATATCAGTATTCGTCGCAGACCAAGTACACGTACGGAGTCTGCGCGAGTTTGCCAAACTCGGGGCCACAGCCGCCTCCGCCGGTTCAACACCACCAACAGCACACGCCGCCGCCTTTGGTCTACGCCCCCGAGGGTCCCGGGGTCATCGCGGACTACAACAACGGCAGGCCGGGTTTAACGCCCTACGGACTACCGCTACCACCACCGCCACACGAGCTCGAGCTCGGCCCTGTCGGCTATCATCAGATGGACGACGGACAGATCGCTGTCCCATGGAGCAAGGAGAGGACGCTCGTTAAGCAGGAGCCTGGAGAG GTCTACGGGGAAGCGAATAACGCGGTGAGGACGAGTCAGCAGCGGTCGATCCACGGACAGGAGAGCGAAGCGGCCGAGCCTGTCGATATGTCCATCAACAACAGCGCGACGCCCGGCGAATTACACGACGAACGCCATCCGGCTATGCATCAGCACTGCAATGCCGGACCCGCTGAATTCTGTCCGTGCAACAAGGCACACTTGCCCATG atGCAGCACAACAACAAGAGTCCGAACCGGCCGATGTCGACGAGCCTGCCTACGTACCTTCGCCCCGGCAGCAAGTCCCTGTCGTACTTCATGTCGAACCAGCCACACTCGCCCGGGCAGCAGATGCATCAGCAGATGTCACCAGGGATGGCCCCTAGTCCGGACAACAACGGCGGCCTCAAGTACAACATCGTCGACCTGGACAAACTGAGCAGTCACCCGGCGGATCAGTCGCCCCAACCGCCACCACCGCCGGACATCTACGGGCCGACCTACTCGCAGAAGCGacaactgctgctgctccacCAAACCAAAGCCCCGAACCAACAACCCGGAGAACCACCGCATCCCTGCGTGGCCGACGCTGCTCATCATCATCTCGCGCATCACCACCCG GAGCAGTGGACGAGTCCAAGCGGACCGGCTGCGTCGTCCCCGAGCACACCAGGCCTCTGGCCCGACTGCGGCCTTCAGAGGGTCCCGGATGTGGTCCACCAGGAACTCAGTCCCTACATCACGACCCCGACTACCCCAGCCGATACCCCGGACGACTCATCCGAGCACCAAACCACCCCGGGCACCACACCCGTATCCGTCTTCAACTTCGACTGGCCGGGCGAGCAACACGTGCCCAATCTACGCGTGCTGTCCTtccgcagcagcaacagcgtcGCTGGGAACTACCCCGAGACCAGGAGGCCAACGGAAATCGTCCAGCCCATCACTCTGCAGCTGCCCAGAAAGAAGAACATCGTGGACTCGCCGCATCGGGACTACGCCAAGTGA
- the LOC100122543 gene encoding neuronal PAS domain-containing protein 4 isoform X2, producing MFNRIDASKSTKGASKLRRDLINAEIANLRDLLPLPPSTRQRLSQLQLMALVCVFLRKANYFQHVLKNDQESASMPTPNIGFSKAMSGFIMMMTQQGKLLYISENAAEYLGHSMEDLLIHGDSVYDVVDKQDHMVIQSQLGRSSGPGAPDDRRLFLCRINVSRNSRRQLRFGDQKVVLVEGHYLPFVQLCNRNESVFLASCTPVVLPETRESVVQGATNIFTTIHSMDMKYLHIDKTAESHMEYSRSELVGVSWYNLLHWDSIRTAYCKHQTVIQSDQERSSTALLRLQSRSGRWFWVHCVLQVKDTSEECQHPIIVCTNQVLSDKEAEILRASSWLYQYSSQTKYTYGVCASLPNSGPQPPPPVQHHQQHTPPPLVYAPEGPGVIADYNNGRPGLTPYGLPLPPPPHELELGPVGYHQMDDGQIAVPWSKERTLVKQEPGEVYGEANNAVRTSQQRSIHGQESEAAEPVDMSINNSATPGELHDERHPAMHQHCNAGPAEFCPCNKAHLPMHNNKSPNRPMSTSLPTYLRPGSKSLSYFMSNQPHSPGQQMHQQMSPGMAPSPDNNGGLKYNIVDLDKLSSHPADQSPQPPPPPDIYGPTYSQKRQLLLLHQTKAPNQQPGEPPHPCVADAAHHHLAHHHPRYIYPSDDRQEQWTSPSGPAASSPSTPGLWPDCGLQRVPDVVHQELSPYITTPTTPADTPDDSSEHQTTPGTTPVSVFNFDWPGEQHVPNLRVLSFRSSNSVAGNYPETRRPTEIVQPITLQLPRKKNIVDSPHRDYAK from the exons ATGTTCAATCG GATAGATGCGAGCAAATCGACGAAAGGTGCGAGCAAACTGCGAAGGGACCTGATAAACGCAGAGATCGCGAACCTACGCGACCTCCTGCCCCTGCCGCCATCGACGAGGCAGAGACTATCCCAGCTTCAGCTTATGGCACTCGTATGCGTCTTCCTGAGGAAGGCGAATTACTTTCAGCACG TTTTGAAAAACGACCAGGAGTCCGCAAGCATGCCCACGCCGAACATTGGATTCTCAAAG GCCATGTCCGGCTTCATTATGATGATGACTCAACAGGGCAAGCTGCTGTACATATCGGAAAACGCCGCCGAGTACCTGGGACACTCGATG gAGGACCTTTTGATCCACGGCGACAGCGTGTACGACGTGGTCGACAAGCAGGACCACATGGTAATACAGAGCCAGCTGGGCAGGAGCAGCGGCCCCGGTGCACCGGACGACAGGAGATTATTCCTCTGCCGTATAAACGTGTCGCGGAACTCGCGCAGGCAGCTTCGCTTCGGAGATCAAAAG GTGGTACTCGTGGAGGGCCATTACCTGCCGTTTGTGCAGCTCTGCAATCGCAACGAGTCGGTGTTCTTGGCATCGTGCACGCCGGTCGTTCTGCCCGAAACACGAGAGAGCGTCGTGCAGGGCGCGACCAACATCTTCACGACGATTCACTCGATGGACATGAAATACCTGCACATCGACAAAAC AGCCGAGAGCCACATGGAGTACAGTCGGTCGGAGCTGGTCGGTGTCTCCTGGTACAACCTCCTGCATTGGGACAGTATACGTACCGCGTACTGTAAGCACCAAACTG TTATACAGTCGGATCAGGAGAGGTCGAGCACGGCTCTGCTTAGGCTACAGAGTCGATCCGGCAGGTGGTTCTGGGTCCACTGCGTCCTACAAGTCAAAGATACGTCCGAAGAGTGCCAGCATCCTATTATTGTCTGTACCAATCAAGTATTAAG tgATAAAGAGGCTGAGATATTGCGCGCAAGTTCCTGGTTATATCAGTATTCGTCGCAGACCAAGTACACGTACGGAGTCTGCGCGAGTTTGCCAAACTCGGGGCCACAGCCGCCTCCGCCGGTTCAACACCACCAACAGCACACGCCGCCGCCTTTGGTCTACGCCCCCGAGGGTCCCGGGGTCATCGCGGACTACAACAACGGCAGGCCGGGTTTAACGCCCTACGGACTACCGCTACCACCACCGCCACACGAGCTCGAGCTCGGCCCTGTCGGCTATCATCAGATGGACGACGGACAGATCGCTGTCCCATGGAGCAAGGAGAGGACGCTCGTTAAGCAGGAGCCTGGAGAG GTCTACGGGGAAGCGAATAACGCGGTGAGGACGAGTCAGCAGCGGTCGATCCACGGACAGGAGAGCGAAGCGGCCGAGCCTGTCGATATGTCCATCAACAACAGCGCGACGCCCGGCGAATTACACGACGAACGCCATCCGGCTATGCATCAGCACTGCAATGCCGGACCCGCTGAATTCTGTCCGTGCAACAAGGCACACTTGCCCATG CACAACAACAAGAGTCCGAACCGGCCGATGTCGACGAGCCTGCCTACGTACCTTCGCCCCGGCAGCAAGTCCCTGTCGTACTTCATGTCGAACCAGCCACACTCGCCCGGGCAGCAGATGCATCAGCAGATGTCACCAGGGATGGCCCCTAGTCCGGACAACAACGGCGGCCTCAAGTACAACATCGTCGACCTGGACAAACTGAGCAGTCACCCGGCGGATCAGTCGCCCCAACCGCCACCACCGCCGGACATCTACGGGCCGACCTACTCGCAGAAGCGacaactgctgctgctccacCAAACCAAAGCCCCGAACCAACAACCCGGAGAACCACCGCATCCCTGCGTGGCCGACGCTGCTCATCATCATCTCGCGCATCACCACCCG CGCTACATCTATCCCTCTGACGACCGGCAGGAGCAGTGGACGAGTCCAAGCGGACCGGCTGCGTCGTCCCCGAGCACACCAGGCCTCTGGCCCGACTGCGGCCTTCAGAGGGTCCCGGATGTGGTCCACCAGGAACTCAGTCCCTACATCACGACCCCGACTACCCCAGCCGATACCCCGGACGACTCATCCGAGCACCAAACCACCCCGGGCACCACACCCGTATCCGTCTTCAACTTCGACTGGCCGGGCGAGCAACACGTGCCCAATCTACGCGTGCTGTCCTtccgcagcagcaacagcgtcGCTGGGAACTACCCCGAGACCAGGAGGCCAACGGAAATCGTCCAGCCCATCACTCTGCAGCTGCCCAGAAAGAAGAACATCGTGGACTCGCCGCATCGGGACTACGCCAAGTGA
- the LOC100122543 gene encoding uncharacterized protein LOC100122543 isoform X1, with amino-acid sequence MFNRIDASKSTKGASKLRRDLINAEIANLRDLLPLPPSTRQRLSQLQLMALVCVFLRKANYFQHVLKNDQESASMPTPNIGFSKAMSGFIMMMTQQGKLLYISENAAEYLGHSMEDLLIHGDSVYDVVDKQDHMVIQSQLGRSSGPGAPDDRRLFLCRINVSRNSRRQLRFGDQKVVLVEGHYLPFVQLCNRNESVFLASCTPVVLPETRESVVQGATNIFTTIHSMDMKYLHIDKTAESHMEYSRSELVGVSWYNLLHWDSIRTAYCKHQTVIQSDQERSSTALLRLQSRSGRWFWVHCVLQVKDTSEECQHPIIVCTNQVLSDKEAEILRASSWLYQYSSQTKYTYGVCASLPNSGPQPPPPVQHHQQHTPPPLVYAPEGPGVIADYNNGRPGLTPYGLPLPPPPHELELGPVGYHQMDDGQIAVPWSKERTLVKQEPGEVYGEANNAVRTSQQRSIHGQESEAAEPVDMSINNSATPGELHDERHPAMHQHCNAGPAEFCPCNKAHLPMMQHNNKSPNRPMSTSLPTYLRPGSKSLSYFMSNQPHSPGQQMHQQMSPGMAPSPDNNGGLKYNIVDLDKLSSHPADQSPQPPPPPDIYGPTYSQKRQLLLLHQTKAPNQQPGEPPHPCVADAAHHHLAHHHPRYIYPSDDRQEQWTSPSGPAASSPSTPGLWPDCGLQRVPDVVHQELSPYITTPTTPADTPDDSSEHQTTPGTTPVSVFNFDWPGEQHVPNLRVLSFRSSNSVAGNYPETRRPTEIVQPITLQLPRKKNIVDSPHRDYAK; translated from the exons ATGTTCAATCG GATAGATGCGAGCAAATCGACGAAAGGTGCGAGCAAACTGCGAAGGGACCTGATAAACGCAGAGATCGCGAACCTACGCGACCTCCTGCCCCTGCCGCCATCGACGAGGCAGAGACTATCCCAGCTTCAGCTTATGGCACTCGTATGCGTCTTCCTGAGGAAGGCGAATTACTTTCAGCACG TTTTGAAAAACGACCAGGAGTCCGCAAGCATGCCCACGCCGAACATTGGATTCTCAAAG GCCATGTCCGGCTTCATTATGATGATGACTCAACAGGGCAAGCTGCTGTACATATCGGAAAACGCCGCCGAGTACCTGGGACACTCGATG gAGGACCTTTTGATCCACGGCGACAGCGTGTACGACGTGGTCGACAAGCAGGACCACATGGTAATACAGAGCCAGCTGGGCAGGAGCAGCGGCCCCGGTGCACCGGACGACAGGAGATTATTCCTCTGCCGTATAAACGTGTCGCGGAACTCGCGCAGGCAGCTTCGCTTCGGAGATCAAAAG GTGGTACTCGTGGAGGGCCATTACCTGCCGTTTGTGCAGCTCTGCAATCGCAACGAGTCGGTGTTCTTGGCATCGTGCACGCCGGTCGTTCTGCCCGAAACACGAGAGAGCGTCGTGCAGGGCGCGACCAACATCTTCACGACGATTCACTCGATGGACATGAAATACCTGCACATCGACAAAAC AGCCGAGAGCCACATGGAGTACAGTCGGTCGGAGCTGGTCGGTGTCTCCTGGTACAACCTCCTGCATTGGGACAGTATACGTACCGCGTACTGTAAGCACCAAACTG TTATACAGTCGGATCAGGAGAGGTCGAGCACGGCTCTGCTTAGGCTACAGAGTCGATCCGGCAGGTGGTTCTGGGTCCACTGCGTCCTACAAGTCAAAGATACGTCCGAAGAGTGCCAGCATCCTATTATTGTCTGTACCAATCAAGTATTAAG tgATAAAGAGGCTGAGATATTGCGCGCAAGTTCCTGGTTATATCAGTATTCGTCGCAGACCAAGTACACGTACGGAGTCTGCGCGAGTTTGCCAAACTCGGGGCCACAGCCGCCTCCGCCGGTTCAACACCACCAACAGCACACGCCGCCGCCTTTGGTCTACGCCCCCGAGGGTCCCGGGGTCATCGCGGACTACAACAACGGCAGGCCGGGTTTAACGCCCTACGGACTACCGCTACCACCACCGCCACACGAGCTCGAGCTCGGCCCTGTCGGCTATCATCAGATGGACGACGGACAGATCGCTGTCCCATGGAGCAAGGAGAGGACGCTCGTTAAGCAGGAGCCTGGAGAG GTCTACGGGGAAGCGAATAACGCGGTGAGGACGAGTCAGCAGCGGTCGATCCACGGACAGGAGAGCGAAGCGGCCGAGCCTGTCGATATGTCCATCAACAACAGCGCGACGCCCGGCGAATTACACGACGAACGCCATCCGGCTATGCATCAGCACTGCAATGCCGGACCCGCTGAATTCTGTCCGTGCAACAAGGCACACTTGCCCATG atGCAGCACAACAACAAGAGTCCGAACCGGCCGATGTCGACGAGCCTGCCTACGTACCTTCGCCCCGGCAGCAAGTCCCTGTCGTACTTCATGTCGAACCAGCCACACTCGCCCGGGCAGCAGATGCATCAGCAGATGTCACCAGGGATGGCCCCTAGTCCGGACAACAACGGCGGCCTCAAGTACAACATCGTCGACCTGGACAAACTGAGCAGTCACCCGGCGGATCAGTCGCCCCAACCGCCACCACCGCCGGACATCTACGGGCCGACCTACTCGCAGAAGCGacaactgctgctgctccacCAAACCAAAGCCCCGAACCAACAACCCGGAGAACCACCGCATCCCTGCGTGGCCGACGCTGCTCATCATCATCTCGCGCATCACCACCCG CGCTACATCTATCCCTCTGACGACCGGCAGGAGCAGTGGACGAGTCCAAGCGGACCGGCTGCGTCGTCCCCGAGCACACCAGGCCTCTGGCCCGACTGCGGCCTTCAGAGGGTCCCGGATGTGGTCCACCAGGAACTCAGTCCCTACATCACGACCCCGACTACCCCAGCCGATACCCCGGACGACTCATCCGAGCACCAAACCACCCCGGGCACCACACCCGTATCCGTCTTCAACTTCGACTGGCCGGGCGAGCAACACGTGCCCAATCTACGCGTGCTGTCCTtccgcagcagcaacagcgtcGCTGGGAACTACCCCGAGACCAGGAGGCCAACGGAAATCGTCCAGCCCATCACTCTGCAGCTGCCCAGAAAGAAGAACATCGTGGACTCGCCGCATCGGGACTACGCCAAGTGA